A genomic window from Salvia hispanica cultivar TCC Black 2014 chromosome 5, UniMelb_Shisp_WGS_1.0, whole genome shotgun sequence includes:
- the LOC125189045 gene encoding respiratory burst oxidase homolog protein C: MYKSQMQNSENNQSHHHHHHRHSDTEIVGSSDKASFSGPLKRPGGGRKSARFNIPGDSPAAANSGDDYVEITLDVREDSVAVHSVKAAGGGEVEDPELALLARGLEKRSSFGSSVVRNASSRIRQVSHELKRLASLTRRPQPPGRFDRTKSAAAHALKGLKFISKTDGAAAWAGVEKRFDDITKDTNGLLPRARFGECIGMNREKESSDFAGELFDALARRRNITGGCINKGQLREFWDQVADQSFDTRLQTFFDMVDKDADGRITEEEVREIITISASANKLSNIQKQADEYARLIMEELDPNEMGYIMIENLEMLLLQGPSQSVRGERESRNLSKMLSEKLKANEEIAIKRWYRDGRYFLVDNWQRVWVMVLWIGVMAVLFTWKYIQYKNREAFEVMGHCVCMAKGAAETLKLNMALILLPVCRNTITWLRNKTRLGAAVPFDDNLNFHKIIAIAIAMGVGIHGISHLACDFPRLLSATPDEYEDMEKFFGEQATSYWVFVKGWEGVTGIVMVVLMAIAFTLASPWFRRGKINLPKPLNKLTGFNAFWYSHHLFVIVYACLIIHGIKLYLTKEWYKKTTWMYLAVPLTLYACERLIRAFRSSIKAVKILKVAVYPGNVLTLHMSKPQGFKYKSGQYIFVNCAAVSPFEWHPFSITSAPRDDYVSVHIRTLGDWTRQLKEVFSKACQPPPTGKSGLLRADYLQGESNSNFPIKVLIDGPYGAPTQDYKSYDVVLLVGLGIGATPMISVVKDIVNNMKAMDMEENALEEGSAGPSPLTTPRQSAGSGSGRHSFKTRRAYFYWVTREQGSFDWFKGVMNEVGEMDHKGVIEMHNYCTSVYEEGDARSALITMLQSLNHAKNGVDVVSGTRVKSHFAKPNWRTVYKRIALNHPNSRVGVFYCGAPPPVKELRQLASDFSHKTNTKFEFHKENF; this comes from the exons ATGTACAAATCCCAAATGCAAAATTCGGAAAATAACCAAAGCCAccaccatcaccaccaccgccactCCGACACTGAAATTGTCGGGAGCAGCGACAAAGCCTCTTTCAGCGGCCCGCTGAAGAGGCCGGGCGGGGGAAGGAAAAGCGCCCGATTCAACATCCCGGGAGACTCCCCCGCCGCGGCCAACTCCGGCGATGACTACGTGGAGATCACGCTCGACGTCCGGGAGGACTCGGTGGCGGTGCACAGCGTGAAGGCGGCGGGCGGCGGCGAGGTGGAGGATCCGGAGCTGGCTCTGCTGGCCCGGGGCCTGGAGAAGCGGTCCTCATTCGGGTCCTCCGTCGTCCGAAACGCCTCGTCGAGAATCCGGCAGGTCTCGCACGAGCTCAAGCGCCTCGCCTCCCTGACGCGCCGCCCCCAGCCGCCGGGGAGGTTCGACCGGACCAAGTCGGCCGCCGCGCATGCTCTTAAAGGCCTCAAGTTCATCAGCAAGACCGACGGCGCCGCCGCCTGGGCAGGCGTGGAGAAGCGCTTCGACGATATCACCAAAGACACCAACGGCTTGCTCCCCCGCGCCCGCTTTGGCGAATGCATCg GCATGAACAGGGAGAAGGAGTCCAGCGATTTCGCCGGCGAGCTCTTCGACGCGCTAGCGCGGCGGAGGAACATCACCGGCGGGTGTATCAACAAGGGGCAGCTGAGGGAATTCTGGGACCAAGTTGCTGATCAAAGCTTCGATACGCGCCTTCAAACCTTCTTCGACAT GGTTGATAAAGATGCTGATGGCAGAATCACAGAGGAGGAAGTCAGAGAG ATTATAACAATAAGTGCCTCGGCAAATAAGCTGTCGAATATTCAGAAGCAAGCGGATGAATATGCAAGATTGATTATGGAAGAATTGGACCCTAACGAGATGGGATATATCATG ATTGAGAATTTGGAGATGCTGCTGCTGCAAGGGCCGAGCCAATCGGTTCGAGGCGAGCGCGAGAGCCGGAATCTGAGCAAGATGTTGAGTGAGAAACTGAAGGCAAATGAAGAGATTGCCATAAAGAGGTGGTACAGAGATGGTCGTTACTTTTTGGTTGATAATTGGCAGAGAGTTTGGGTGATGGTTTTGTGGATTGGAGTCATGGCTGTTCTCTTCACTTGGAAATACATCCAATACAAGAATAGAGAGGCTTTCGAGGTGATGGGCCACTGCGTCTGCATGGCCAAGGGCGCCGCTGAGACTCTCAAGCTCAACATGGCTCTCATTCTCCTCCCCGTTTGTCGAAACACCATCACCTGGCTCCGCAACAAGACCAGGCTCGGTGCCGCCGTCCCCTTTGACGACAATCTCAACTTTCACAAG ATTATTGCGATCGCGATTGCAATGGGAGTGGGAATACATGGGATAAGCCATCTGGCGTGTGATTTTCCCCGTCTCTTGAGCGCGACACCCGATGAGTACGAGGACATGGAGAAGTTCTTTGGGGAGCAGGCGACGAGCTATTGGGTCTTCGTCAAAGGGTGGGAAGGTGTGACCGGAATTGTGATGGTTGTGCTAATGGCAATAGCCTTCACACTTGCTTCGCCGTGGTTTAGGAGAGGGAAAATTAATCTACCAAAGCCTTTGAATAAGCTCACCGGGTTCAACGCCTTTTGGTATTCCCATCATCTATTTGTGATTGTATACGCTTGCCTCATTATTCACGGCATCAAGCTCTACTTGACCAAAGAATGGTACAAGAAAACG aCGTGGATGTATTTGGCTGTTCCGCTTACTCTCTATGCCTGCGAAAGATTGATTAGGGCATTTAGGTCGAGCATCAAGGCCGTCAAGATCTTGAAG GTGGCTGTGTACCCCGGGAATGTGCTAACGCTTCACATGTCTAAGCCGCAAGGATTTAAATACAAAAGTGGGCAATACATTTTCGTCAATTGTGCAGCTGTTTCTCCATTCGAGTG GCACCCATTTTCCATTACCTCAGCACCCAGAGACGATTATGTGAGTGTTCACATCCGAACACTTGGTGATTGGACCAGGCAATTGAAAGAAGTCTTTTCTAAG GCTTGTCAGCCTCCGCCCACAGGAAAAAGTGGACTACTTCGTGCTGACTATTTGCAAGGAGAGAGTAATTCCAA CTTTCCTATAAAAGTCTTGATCGATGGTCCGTACGGTGCACCAACTCAAGACTACAAGAGCTACGACGTTGTGTTGCTGGTCGGGCTAGGTATAGGCGCGACGCCCATGATTAGTGTTGTCAAGGACATCGTCAACAACATGAAAGCAATGGACATGGAGGAGAATGCATTGGAGGAAGGAAGCGCGGGCCCCAGCCCTCTCACGACGCCCAGGCAAAGTGCGGGCTCAGGGAGCGGGCGCCATAGCTTCAAGACCCGAAGGGCGTACTTCTACTGGGTGACGCGCGAGCAGGGATCCTTCGATTGGTTCAAGGGTGTGATGAACGAGGTGGGCGAGATGGATCACAAGGGCGTGATCGAGATGCACAACTACTGCACAAGTGTCTATGAGGAGGGAGACGCGCGCTCTGCCCTCATCACCATGTTGCAATCCCTCAACCACGCCAAGAACGGAGTCGACGTCGTGTCAGGCACGCGCGTCAAGTCCCACTTCGCCAAGCCTAACTGGCGCACCGTGTACAAGCGCATCGCGCTCAATCATCCTAATAGTAGAGTCG GGGTGTTTTACTGTGGGGCACCACCACCAGTGAAGGAGCTAAGACAACTGGCTTCTGATTTCTCTCACAAGACCAACaccaaatttgaattccaCAAAGAGAACTTTTGA
- the LOC125189736 gene encoding secreted RxLR effector protein 161-like: MIDSRKVSTPTSQHFKLSTSQKPSSEMERKQMSKIPYASIVESIMYMMLCTRPDLSHAISLTSRFMADPGNEHWQALKWIMKYLVGTQDLGLLFCTKDGEDGLIGYCDADYAANIDSRKSQSAYIFKLFGTAISWKSNLQSVVALSTTEAEYISMAEAVKEVKWLKGILGDFGVVQEAVTILCDNNSAISLAKHQTFHERSKHIDIKLHFVRDEIGKGVVTVRKVHTSENTADMMTKALPSAKFEHCLDLVNLIARR, encoded by the coding sequence ATGATCGATTCAAGGAAGGTATCAACTCCAACAAGCCAACATTTCAAGCTTTCTACCAGTCAGAAGCCATCATCTGAGATGGAAAGGAAACAGATGTCTAAGATCCCTTATGCAAGCATTGTAGAGAGTATAATGTACATGATGTTGTGTACAAGGCCTGACTTGTCACATGCTATCAGTTTGACTAGCAGATTTATGGCTGATCCAGGTAACGAACATTGGCAAGCTCTGAAGTGGATAATGAAGTATCTAGTGGGCACACAGGATCTTGGGTTGTTGTTTTGCACAAAGGATGGTGAAGATGGTCTTATTGGGTATTGTGATGCAGACTATGCAGCCAACATTGATAGTAGAAAGTCTCAGTCTGCATATATATTCAAGCTTTTTGGGACTGCCATTAGTTGGAAGTCCAATCTTCAATCAGTGGTTGCCCTCTCCACAACCGAAGCAGAGTATATTTCTATGGCAGAGGCAGTCAAAGAGGTCAAATGGTTGAAGGGGATATTGGGAGACTTTGGGGTGGTTCAAGAGGCAGTGACAATACTTTGTGACAACAACAGCGCTATAAGTTTGGCCAAGCATCAAACTTTTCACGAGAGAAGTAAGCATATTGATATAAAGCTGCACTTTGTGAGAGATGAGATTGGAAAAGGTGTGGTGACTGTGAGAAAGGTTCACACATCAGAAAACACAGCAGATATGATGACAAAGGCTCTACCAAGTGCCAAGTTTGAGCATTGCTTAGACTTGGTTAACTTGATTGCTCGAAGATGA
- the LOC125187635 gene encoding (+)-neomenthol dehydrogenase, whose translation MDKKEKAKEKKEKRRQEISLLRTIPYSDHQRWWTSETIAVVTGANRGIGFEIVHQLALHGITVILTSRETGVGQEAAKVLQEGGLNVVFHQLDIVDPASIESFVQWVKEEYGGVDVLINNAGVNYNAGSDNSVENAEQVIQTNYYGTKNMIKAMVPLMRPSEPGARIVNVSSKLGRLSGRRNRIENAEIRKKLEKDELLSEELIDEVMTTFLKQAEDGTWKEGGWPHVFTDYSLSKLAVNTYTRLMAREFASRPEGEKIYINCYCPGWVRTAMTSWAGHISIEEGADTAVWLALLPDQFVTGKFFSERREINF comes from the exons ATGGATAAGAAAGAAAAggcaaaagagaaaaaggaaaagaggCGCCAAGAGATCTCTCTCCTCCGTACCATCCCTTACTCCGATCATCAAAG ATGGTGGACCTCGGAAACTATAGCTGTGGTGACGGGTGCGAATAGGGGGATCGGGTTTGAGATCGTGCACCAGCTCGCGTTGCACGGGATCACAGTCATTCTCACATCACGCGAGACTGGTGTTGGACAAGAAGCAGCAAAGGTGTTGCAGGAAGGAGGTTTGAATGTAGTGTTTCACCAATTGGACATCGTTGACCCTGCATCAATTGAATCCTTTGTTCAATGGGTCAAGGAAGAATATGGTGGCGTAGATGTATTG ATAAACAATGCTGGAGTGAATTACAATGCTGGATCAGATAACTCTGTGGAAAATGCTGAACAAGTTATTCAGACCAACTATTATGgaactaaaaatatgattaaagcAATGGTTCCTCTTATGAGGCCTTCGGAACCTGGTGCTCGGATTGTAAATGTCAGTTCCAAATTGGGAAGATTGAGTGGCCGGAGAAAT AGAATTGAGAATGctgaaataagaaaaaagctAGAAAAGGACGAGTTGCTGTCTGAGGAATTGATTGATGAAGTGATGACTACCTTCTTGAAACAAGCAGAGGATGGGACTTGGAAAGAAGGTGGCTGGCCTCATGTATTCACAGACTATTCTTTGTCCAAACTGGCGGTTAACACTTACACGAGGCTGATGGCGAGGGAGTTTGCTAGTCGTCCAGAAGGCGAAAAGATATACATAAATTGCTACTGCCCCGGGTGGGTGAGGACCGCTATGACTAGTTGGGCCGGACACATTAGCATTGAGGAAGGGGCTGACACTGCCGTGTGGCTCGCCTTGCTTCCCGATCAGTTTGTAACTGGCAAGTTCTTCTCCGAGAGGCGTGAGATCAATTTCTGA